In a genomic window of Scyliorhinus torazame isolate Kashiwa2021f chromosome 5, sScyTor2.1, whole genome shotgun sequence:
- the LOC140421885 gene encoding uncharacterized protein: MKKPWKCGDCGKGYRAPSVLEAHRRSHTGERPFTCSVCGKGFTESGNLQTHQRVHTGERPFTCSQCGEGFSRLSNLQTHQRVHTGERPFTCSVCGKGFSQLGNLQGHQRVHTGERPFTCSQCGKGFTQSCSLQAHQRYHTGEKPFTCIQCGMGFTESGSLQAHQRVHTGEKPFNCSQCGKGFRQSGKLQRHQLVHTGEKPFTCSQCGKGFTQSGSLQTHQRVHTGEKPFTCSVCGKGFSRSGNLQTHQRVHTGEKPFTCSQCGKGFTQSGSLQKHQRSHTGEKPFTCSVCGKGFTQSSSLQTNQRVHTGERPFNCSQCEKGFTR; the protein is encoded by the coding sequence atgaagaaaccatggaaatgtggggactgtggaaagggatacagagccccatctgtgctggaagcccatcgacgcagtcacactggggagagaccattcacctgctctgtgtgtgggaagggattcactgagtcaggcaacctgcagacacaccagcgagttcacactggggagagaccattcacctgctctcagtgtggggagggattctctcggttatccaacctgcagacccaccagcgagttcacactggggagagaccattcacctgctctgtgtgtgggaagggattctctcagttaggcaacctgcagggacaccagcgggttcacactggggagaggccgttcacctgctctcagtgtgggaagggattcactcagtcatgcagcctgcaggcacaccagcgatatcacactggggagaagccgttcacctgcattcagtgtgggatgggattcactgagtcaggcagcctgcaggcacaccagcgggttcacactggggagaagccatttaactgttctcagtgtgggaagggattccgtcagTCAGGCAAACTGCAGagacaccagctagttcacactggggagaagccgttcacctgctctcagtgtgggaagggattcactcagtcaggcagcctgcagacacaccagcgagttcacactggggagaagccgttcacctgctctgtgtgtgggaagggattcagtcggtcaggcaacctgcagacacaccagcgagttcacactggggagaagccgttcacctgctctcagtgtgggaagggattcactcagtcaggcagcctgcagaagcaccagcgaagtcacactggggagaagccgttcacctgctctgtgtgtgggaagggattcactcagtcaagcaGTCTGCAGAcaaaccagcgagttcacactggggagaggccgtttaactgttctcagtgtgagaagggattcactcggtaa